The DNA region TTCGTACATCTTTAGGAgaagatgaagcagaaaaaacaggcagTAAAGGAAAATTTGGGGCATTGTGTGGGCACATACAAAAAGTATTTCAGCAGTGACCCTGTTAAACCCACAAACTGGTCGCTTCTAGGCTCACAGGATGTACAGCTCTTTAAACAAGACTACATTCAGGCATGCTACGGAGTTGTTGAGACTTAGtttagattttttgttgtttttatactGCAGGCTGTTGCAAAGGATCTGCTCCACAAACTTGGAAATAGTTGGAGCCCATTAATGTAAGAAGCATGTCCAAATACCATTGTGTTTGGCTCAGTATAAATAACAAGGACTGCTCCCCTTCCTTTTCAGTGACTCTTGCTGCTTGGCATGTCTTGGATCTATCAGCCATACACAAACAGTTATTAGCTTTTTCAAGCCCTAGATACTCTACCTCAGCCCTTCCTTCCGACTTATTACACATGCAGCATGCTTCATCCATTCAGTTATTTACAAGTCACATGCAATGTTGACCTTGCCAAGATTTTTTAGAGATAAATCTCTCTTAATTTATGCATACCTGgccaggaaggatttttttcattattcacatCACAGTAAGAAGCACAAATCTACTTCTTCCTAACATGTAAACAACAcaacacttggggttttttttatttccccctatCATAATGGATAATTAGTGTCTTATTTATAGTGAATCATATTAAAGTGATCTTATCATTATTAGTTTTCACACAGTGCTTTAAGAAATCCTAAGATGTTTTCATGCTGCGTTTGGCACAGATGAGGAAAGGGTGAGGCCAGACCAGCTCCACATCACCGCTGTCCTGAGCTGTGGCATTCCTAGCCCTGTCCCAGCAAGGAAAGAAGCGTCAGGGGACAATGGTGCATCGCAGCAGctgaggagcccaggctgggggttgcgagagcaaaggaaaaggaaaaccagggTGGATATAGCGGGTTTAAATCAACAGTTCCTCTTCAGAAGATCTCTTCCTAAATCTCTTCCTGGTCTGGTGCCAGCAAGTATTTTGTGCTGTGTATTGAGTAGCACCTCCTAGCATGCTGTACAACCTCTTTCTTAAAACATACTTTCATCCCCCTGGGATGCAAAGGCAGCAAATGCAACAGCTTCTGAAAAGGAATTATATGACTGGTAGAAAGACCAGAACTGGTGGATAGTCAGGTAACCTGATAAATGGAAAGGAGTCAGGAGTCTTGCCTGGAAGACCTGTTGAAGTCCCTTGAGTACATCCTCAAACACATTGGTGGGGAGAACCAGGTGCTACAACCTACTTGAATTTCCAGACGCCTTTTTAAGGATAAGCAGCCTCTATTTGTGGAAAGCAGGCGTGGATTAAGAGGGAAGAATGTAGCCTGTACAAATAACGGAGTAAAAGATTGGACAGAGTGGGTCAGCATGACTGGTCACTTCTGTTTGCAGGTGGACATCACCAGTGGAAGCCTGCAGGGATCTTCACCCCTCAGTGTACTGTACCCACGAGTGCTTTCTCCTTTTGTGAGCAAAATTTTGGCAAGTTAAAACCTGAGCTAAAAAATGACAGGTATTTTGCAGACCATCCAGCTTCAGGGGTACTTGTGTTATTGAAATCTCTACCAGCTAGGTAGAGAGTTTTCCTAAAGATTCCCACGGTAGGGAACTGGTTTGTTTGtgatcttgttttgctttgtttctctttattCATTGCCGCCTTGCCTCCTGTGCTGGCGGGCCAGCAGGTTTTCCTGGAACAGGTCATGCGTCTGGCACCAAGCTGTGGCACTATCTGCTAGGCAAAAGGGACCATATGCCTGTCAGCCCTGAAAAGAGTTTTATTTAAGGAATATCAGTGATGCAAAGAATTACAGTGATTGTTACGGTGCAggtgaaacactgaaacaccAAAACACCGACTTCTCCTCACGTATAGTTTCTGTGCGAAGCACAGAACTGAAGGCGTGCCTGCAGTTCCCAAGCAAGAACTGCTTTGAAATCACTTTGCTTTGAGGTTAAGATCATAACGATGAAACGTTTATCTAATCAGAGCCATGCACTGCTCCTAGAGCAGCAGAAGAGCCCAGCTCAACCTGTCACACACTGCAGATGAGGAGCTGTGTGTCCTCTGTCTGCTCATCTGGCAGATAGTTCAAACACTGGTCCTTCAAATATCTGTCTGGGAAACCTGGGCTCACTGCTTGCTGAGAAGGAACTTGAGATGTTTGTTGCGCTGTATCTTGTCCCAGGTGTGATCTAATTCCTTaattcatcttccctttctatcTTTCAGCTTTTGAAGTTTCCTGGAGTGCTGCAGCCCCAACCTGCGCAGGATGGACCCTGTTGTTCTCAGTTATATGGACAGTTTGCTGAGGCAGTCGGACGTTGCCTTGCTAGACCCTCCAAACTGGCTTAACGATCACATCATCGGGTTTGCCTTCGAGTACTTCACCAACCACCAGTTCCAAGAATTTAGCGATCAGGTTTGTTTTATCAGCCCCGAAGTGGCTCAGTTCATTAAATGTGCCCTTAGTCAGGAAGAAATAGCCATATTCCTTCAACCGCTGGACCTTCTCCACAAGAAGCTGGTGTTCTTGCCTATCAATGATAACTCCAACCAGGTTGCTGGGGGCACCCACTGGAGCTTACTGGTTTATTTCAGGGACAAAAAGTGCTTCACCCATTACGATTCCCACAGTAAATGCAACTCTGTCCACGCCAAGCAAGTGGCGGGGAAGCTGGAGGCCTTCTTGGGCAAAAGAGGGGGCAAAGCAACCTTTGTGGAGGAGAAGGCGCCTGCCCAGCAGAACAGCTATGACTGTGGGATGTATGTCATCTGCAACGCGGAGGCTCTGTGTCAGGGATATTTCAGGGACCGACCAGAGCCTTTGCTGCAGCTCCTCACTCCCTCCTACATCACGCAGAAGAGATCAGAGTGGAAAGCTCTCGTCACAAAACTCACGCAGAAGTGATGGAGatgcagctccagcccctccaaaACTGCCTTCTCCATCCACAAGGCAGCACCCCCAGTGCCTGACAGAGGATTGTCCTGCACAGGATTGTCCCAAAGAAGAATGTAACCCCTCCGGCATGGCTAGACCCCCCAAACACCCTGTTCCCTCCTGGAAAAGCCTTAGTCCCCTCTGGAAATCACTGGCCTTTGAACTTCTAACCAGAAAAGTcactttgctttcaaaaaaatcctcctctcgATGGTGAATTTTTACACTAATCTCTGTGGCAAAATGGGTTGCTTCCAATGGGTTGCTTCCTGCAAGGTCACTGAAACCCTTTGGCTCTTCAGGCCTGGAAAAAATTGAGAGAGTGCGACCAGAAAGCCTGGTCTGCCTAAGTGCTTTGCCAAGTCATGACAGTGTAAAATATCACCGTTTTCATTAGCAATGCAGGGTTGTGCAAGTACCTCTTGAAGGTTgactgcagagagcaggagagtGTTTCAGCTGGACATTTTGGATTTTGATTGAATTTTCTTACAATCTgaattttctaataatttttaaaggtggACTTCTCCACCTTTGCCCAGCAGGCAACATGCGCTTGTTAGGTGGCTTTAATTGGCTACAGGCATTGCTGTTCCAAGCCATGTTTAGCAAATGCCCTTTAAAACCAAGCCCCTAAATGCTTTATCATGGCTACTTCTAATTTGTGCCTCCCACTAGTGGTATTTGAGCAGTCTAAGATTTAGCAGCAAGGATTTTTTACCCCTGAAAACCTGATGCTGAGATGTCGATGTCAAAAGATGAGACTCCAAAGGAAATGCTACGATTAATTCAAGAACAGg from Mycteria americana isolate JAX WOST 10 ecotype Jacksonville Zoo and Gardens chromosome 6, USCA_MyAme_1.0, whole genome shotgun sequence includes:
- the SENP8 gene encoding sentrin-specific protease 8, whose amino-acid sequence is MDPVVLSYMDSLLRQSDVALLDPPNWLNDHIIGFAFEYFTNHQFQEFSDQVCFISPEVAQFIKCALSQEEIAIFLQPLDLLHKKLVFLPINDNSNQVAGGTHWSLLVYFRDKKCFTHYDSHSKCNSVHAKQVAGKLEAFLGKRGGKATFVEEKAPAQQNSYDCGMYVICNAEALCQGYFRDRPEPLLQLLTPSYITQKRSEWKALVTKLTQK